From Bos taurus isolate L1 Dominette 01449 registration number 42190680 breed Hereford chromosome 29, ARS-UCD2.0, whole genome shotgun sequence, a single genomic window includes:
- the SYTL2 gene encoding synaptotagmin-like protein 2 isoform X9 has product MSDDRETDTASEGSYQLSRHKKSPSSLTNLSSNSGMTSLSSVSGSVMSVYSGDFGNLEVKGSIQFAIDYVDSLKELHVFVAQCKDLAAADIKKQRSDPYVKTYLLPDKGKMGKKKTLVVKKTLNPVYNEILRYKINKQILKTQKLNLSVWHRDTFKRNSFLGEVELDLETWDWDNKQNKQLKWYPLKRKTAPVPLEAENRGEMKLALQYVPEPVPGKKLPTTGEVHIWVKECLDLPLLRGSHLNSFVKCTILPDTSRKSRQKTRAVGKTTNPVFNHTMVYDGFRPEDLTEACVELTVWDHYKLTNQFLGGLRIGFGTGKSYGTEVDWMDSTSEEVALWEKMVKSPNTWIEAILPLRMLLIAKISK; this is encoded by the exons ATG AGTGATGACAGAGAGACAGATACAGCATCAGAAGGCAGTTaccagctcagcagacacaagaAGAGCCCAAGCTCTTTAACCAATCTTAGCAGCAACTCTGGCATGACGTCCTTGTCTTCT GTCAGCGGCAGTGTGATGAGTGTTTATAGTGGAGACTTTGGCAATCTGGAAGTGAAAGGAAGCATCCAGTTTGCCATCGACTACGTGGACTCACTGAAGGAGTTGCATGTTTTTGTGGCCCAGTGcaaagacttagcagcagcggatATTAAGAAACAGCGTTCGGACCC ATACGTAAAGACTTACCTATTACCAGACAAAGGCAAAATGGGCAAGAAGAAAACACTTGTAGTGAAGAAAACTTTGAATCCTGTGTATAACGAGATACTGCGG TATAAAATCAACAAGCAAATCTTAAAGACACAGAAGCTGAACCTGTCTGTTTGGCATCGAGATACATTTAAGCGCAATAGTTTTCTAGGGGAAGTGGAACTTGATTTGGAAACTTGGGACTGGGACAACAAACAGAATAAACAATTGAAGTGGTACCCTCTAAAGCGGAAG ACAGCACCAGTTCCCCttgaagcagaaaacagaggtgaGATGAAGTTGGCTCTCCAGTATGTCCCAGAGCCAGTGCCTG GTAAAAAACTTCCTACAACTGGAGAAGTGCACATCTGGGTGAAGGAGTGCCTCGATCTACCACTGCTAAGGGGCAGCCATCTAAATTCTTTTGTTAAATG TACCATCCTTCCAGACACAAGCAGGAAAAGCCGCCAGAAGACGAGAGCTGTGGGGAAAACCACCAACCCTGTCTTCAACCACACCATGGTCTATGATGGGTTCAGGCCTGAGGATCTGACAGAAGCCTGTGTAGAGCTTACTGTCTGGGACCATTACAAATTAACCAACCAGTTTTTGGGAGGTCTTCGGATTGGCTTTGGAACAG GTAAAAGCTATGGTACTGAAGTGGATTGGATGGACTCTACTTCAGAGGAAGTGGCTCTCTGGGAAAAGATGGTGAAGTCTCCCAACACTTGGATCGAAGCAATCCTGCCTCTCCGAATGCTGTTGATTGCCAAGATTTCCAAGTGA